A window of Chloracidobacterium sp. N contains these coding sequences:
- the glmU gene encoding bifunctional UDP-N-acetylglucosamine diphosphorylase/glucosamine-1-phosphate N-acetyltransferase GlmU gives MSIPVTVVILAAGEGTRMKSRLPKVLHPVAGDTLLGHVARSAAALDPKQVVVVVGHGAEAVHEAFAARWKALAPHIPFSVVVQSERRGTAHALRVTEEVLAAVTGTLLVLSGDVPLLRPATLRHLLAVHAATGAAATVLSTHLATPTGYGRIRRTSDGGFDRIIEERDATPAEKAITEINAGVYTFQLDGLFDVLARISNDNAQGEYYLPDALRLLRQDGRRVEVLLHPEAEEVCGVNTRAELAAAGAILRRRKVSELMAAGVTFLDPATAYVEVEVEIGMDTVVYPNVHLEGQTVIGEDCRIHTGARLVNACLGNSVTVRDYSLVFDSRLDDRATVGPFAHLRLNAHVQEGAVVGNFVEVKQSSLGPGTKAMHLSYLGDATLGAGVNVGAGTITCNYDGRQKHRTIVEDGVKIGSDTMLVAPVRVGAGAVTGAGAVVTEDVPPATLVVGVPAKVKKVLS, from the coding sequence TTGTCTATTCCAGTTACCGTTGTCATATTGGCGGCCGGCGAAGGGACGCGCATGAAGTCACGCCTGCCGAAAGTGCTGCACCCTGTCGCCGGCGATACGCTGCTGGGGCATGTTGCCCGGAGCGCGGCCGCACTGGACCCAAAGCAGGTCGTGGTCGTGGTCGGCCACGGGGCAGAAGCCGTGCACGAGGCTTTTGCCGCCCGTTGGAAGGCGTTGGCCCCGCATATCCCGTTTTCAGTCGTCGTGCAGTCCGAGCGGCGTGGCACCGCCCATGCCCTGCGGGTGACGGAGGAAGTGCTGGCGGCGGTCACGGGGACGCTGCTGGTGCTCTCCGGGGATGTGCCGCTGCTGCGGCCAGCAACACTCCGCCACCTGCTGGCCGTCCATGCCGCAACCGGGGCGGCGGCAACCGTCCTTTCCACCCACCTGGCGACGCCGACCGGCTACGGCCGCATCCGGCGCACATCCGACGGAGGCTTTGACCGGATCATCGAGGAACGCGACGCCACACCGGCCGAAAAAGCCATCACCGAAATCAACGCCGGGGTCTATACCTTCCAGCTCGACGGCCTGTTTGACGTGCTGGCCCGCATCTCCAACGACAACGCCCAGGGGGAATACTACCTACCCGATGCCCTGCGGCTGCTGCGCCAGGATGGGCGGCGCGTCGAGGTGCTGCTGCACCCCGAAGCCGAGGAAGTCTGCGGCGTCAACACCCGCGCCGAACTGGCGGCGGCAGGAGCCATCCTGCGTCGTCGCAAGGTGTCCGAACTGATGGCCGCCGGGGTGACGTTTCTCGACCCGGCAACAGCGTACGTCGAAGTGGAGGTCGAGATTGGGATGGACACCGTGGTGTATCCCAACGTGCACCTCGAAGGTCAGACCGTCATTGGCGAAGATTGCCGGATTCACACGGGCGCACGGCTCGTCAATGCCTGCTTGGGGAACAGTGTGACCGTACGCGACTACTCGCTGGTCTTTGACAGCCGCCTCGATGACCGGGCAACCGTCGGGCCCTTTGCCCACCTGCGCCTGAATGCCCACGTGCAGGAAGGCGCTGTGGTGGGGAACTTCGTGGAGGTCAAGCAGTCGTCGCTGGGTCCCGGAACAAAAGCCATGCACCTGAGCTATCTCGGTGACGCCACGCTTGGGGCTGGGGTCAATGTGGGCGCCGGCACGATCACCTGCAACTACGATGGCAGACAGAAGCACCGCACCATTGTCGAGGACGGCGTCAAAATCGGCAGCGACACCATGCTGGTCGCGCCAGTGCGGGTGGGCGCGGGAGCCGTGACGGGGGCCGGGGCCGTCGTGACCGAGGATGTGCCGCCTGCCACGCTCGTGGTCGGCGTGCCGGCCAAGGTCAAAAAAGTTTTGTCCTGA
- a CDS encoding inorganic phosphate transporter, with protein sequence MDALFGEALPPTTLVLLLVSLAVAFGFEFVNGFHDTANAVATVIYTKSLRPWTAVVWSGICNFCGVFFGGIAVAMGIVYLLPVELLISKSTSAGLAMALALLLGAIIWNLGTWYFGLPASSSHTLIGAIVGVGLANSLLPGHRFGDGVNWGKVSETGLALLISPLIGFSLAALLVLLSRWLIPDKRLYEKPDEHNPPPLWIRAILILTCTGVSFAHGSNDGQKGIGLVMLILTGIVPASFALDMSFNAQQMESARQALVRMDGVASRLAPAEAEALQSAVARVRGTLDGHTTLGEIPREQRKDVRSDIIKLDATVKKILKAASPGLPAAEAEVLKKDIATLKSLTDFAPFWVKVSIALSLGIGTMVGWKRIVITIGEKIGKEHLTYAQGASAELVAMSSIGMASYLGLPVSTTHVLSSGVAGTMVAKGSGLQAATVIKIASAWVLTLPAAIGLAGGLFLLFHWLFV encoded by the coding sequence ATGGATGCATTATTTGGCGAGGCGCTTCCGCCGACGACCCTCGTGCTGCTCCTCGTGTCGCTGGCCGTCGCTTTTGGTTTCGAGTTCGTCAACGGTTTTCACGACACAGCCAATGCCGTAGCCACCGTGATCTACACGAAGTCGCTGCGTCCCTGGACGGCTGTGGTCTGGTCCGGGATTTGCAACTTCTGCGGCGTGTTTTTCGGCGGGATTGCCGTGGCCATGGGCATCGTCTATCTGCTGCCCGTCGAGCTGCTCATTTCAAAGAGCACCAGCGCCGGGCTGGCCATGGCGCTCGCCCTGCTGCTGGGAGCCATTATCTGGAATCTGGGCACGTGGTACTTCGGGCTGCCGGCTTCCAGTTCGCACACGCTGATTGGTGCGATTGTCGGCGTCGGTCTTGCCAATTCGCTTCTGCCCGGTCATCGCTTTGGTGATGGGGTCAACTGGGGCAAGGTCTCGGAAACCGGGCTGGCGTTGCTCATTTCGCCGCTGATCGGTTTTTCGCTGGCGGCCCTGCTCGTCCTGCTGTCAAGGTGGCTGATTCCCGACAAGCGGTTGTACGAAAAGCCGGATGAGCACAATCCGCCGCCGCTGTGGATTCGCGCCATTCTCATCCTGACCTGCACCGGCGTGAGTTTCGCCCACGGCTCCAACGACGGCCAGAAGGGCATCGGGCTGGTGATGCTCATTCTCACGGGGATTGTCCCGGCTTCGTTCGCGCTGGATATGTCCTTCAACGCCCAGCAGATGGAAAGCGCCCGGCAGGCGCTCGTGCGCATGGACGGCGTTGCATCCCGGCTGGCCCCGGCCGAAGCCGAGGCACTTCAGTCGGCTGTCGCGCGGGTGCGGGGGACGCTTGATGGTCACACCACGCTGGGGGAGATTCCGCGTGAGCAACGCAAGGACGTACGCTCAGACATCATCAAGCTTGACGCCACGGTGAAGAAAATCCTCAAGGCCGCGTCGCCGGGGCTACCGGCCGCCGAAGCCGAGGTGCTCAAGAAAGACATTGCCACGCTCAAGTCGCTCACCGACTTTGCCCCCTTCTGGGTCAAGGTCTCCATTGCCCTTTCGCTGGGCATTGGGACGATGGTCGGCTGGAAGCGCATCGTCATCACCATTGGCGAAAAAATCGGCAAAGAGCATCTGACGTACGCACAGGGAGCCTCGGCTGAGCTGGTGGCGATGTCCAGCATCGGGATGGCGTCCTACCTGGGGTTGCCGGTGAGTACAACGCACGTGTTGTCGTCAGGTGTCGCCGGCACGATGGTGGCCAAGGGGTCGGGCCTTCAGGCGGCCACCGTCATCAAAATTGCCTCGGCCTGGGTGCTGACCCTTCCGGCCGCCATCGGGCTGGCCGGCGGACTGTTTTTGTTGTTCCACTGGCTGTTCGTCTAG
- a CDS encoding bifunctional homocysteine S-methyltransferase/methylenetetrahydrofolate reductase translates to MKVLKPFRELLAADGIHVFDGAMGTLLYAKGVYVNRCYDEISLSNPALVQEVHREYVKAGAEIVQTNTFGANRPKLEMHGFQDRVQEINYKAAKLAREAVGPQVYVAGSIGPLGIRIEPWGPTSFDEAKAFFREQAEALIDGGVDLIVLETFTDLTEIRQALAAVRELSADMVVVAQMTVGEDGATGYGTAPETFTTRLDEWGADVIGLNCSVGPKPMLEAIERMAAVTEKPLSAQPNAGLPQDLQGRKIYLCSPEYMAKYARRLIQSGVRFIGGCCGTTPEHIKTLKAAVRALSPAKRIEPVIQVLETKCPDVRITPPEEKSRFARKIVQGEFVTSVEIVPPRGCDPTKMLEGVRLLKAAGVDAVNVPDGPRAQSRMGAIATSLIIEQQVGIETVTHYCCRDRNLLGMTSDLLGAAALGLRNILLITGDPPKMGPYPDATAVFDIDSIGLTNMVTRLNLGLDLGGNAIGQPTSYFIGVGVNPCAVDLDYEIRRFEYKVEAGAEFAITQPIFDIGMFRAFLKRIEHCRIPIMAGIWPLTSYRNAEFLSNEVPGVVVAPEILERMRRANASPEAGQQEGLAIAREMLSEVRDLVQGVQVSAPFGRVAYALEVFEVLRETVG, encoded by the coding sequence ATGAAAGTCCTCAAACCGTTCCGTGAACTCCTTGCCGCCGACGGTATCCACGTTTTCGACGGCGCGATGGGAACCCTGCTGTACGCCAAAGGTGTCTATGTCAACCGGTGCTACGACGAGATTTCGCTTTCCAATCCGGCGCTTGTCCAGGAAGTGCACCGCGAATACGTCAAGGCCGGCGCTGAAATTGTCCAGACCAACACCTTTGGCGCGAATCGTCCGAAGCTCGAAATGCACGGGTTTCAGGATCGCGTCCAGGAGATCAACTACAAGGCGGCCAAACTGGCCCGCGAGGCCGTTGGCCCGCAGGTGTATGTGGCCGGTTCCATCGGGCCGCTGGGCATCCGCATCGAGCCGTGGGGGCCGACCTCGTTTGACGAAGCCAAAGCCTTTTTCCGCGAGCAGGCCGAGGCGCTGATTGACGGCGGCGTGGACCTCATCGTGCTCGAAACCTTCACTGACCTGACAGAGATTCGGCAGGCGCTGGCCGCCGTCCGGGAACTGTCCGCGGACATGGTGGTTGTCGCCCAGATGACCGTGGGGGAAGACGGTGCCACCGGCTACGGGACAGCCCCGGAAACCTTCACCACACGGCTTGATGAGTGGGGTGCGGATGTCATTGGTCTCAACTGTAGCGTAGGGCCCAAGCCCATGCTGGAAGCCATCGAGCGCATGGCGGCCGTTACGGAAAAACCCCTGTCTGCACAGCCCAACGCCGGCCTGCCGCAAGACCTGCAGGGGCGCAAAATCTATCTCTGCTCGCCGGAATACATGGCGAAATACGCCCGCCGGCTCATTCAATCCGGCGTACGGTTCATCGGCGGCTGCTGTGGCACAACCCCGGAGCACATCAAGACCCTCAAGGCGGCCGTGCGGGCGCTGTCGCCGGCCAAGCGCATCGAGCCGGTGATACAGGTTCTGGAGACAAAGTGCCCGGATGTGCGCATCACGCCGCCGGAGGAAAAGTCCCGGTTTGCGCGCAAGATCGTGCAGGGCGAGTTTGTCACCAGCGTGGAGATTGTCCCCCCGCGCGGCTGTGACCCGACCAAAATGCTGGAAGGCGTGCGTCTGCTCAAAGCGGCTGGCGTGGATGCCGTCAACGTTCCCGACGGCCCACGGGCGCAGTCGCGGATGGGTGCCATTGCAACCTCGCTCATCATCGAGCAGCAGGTCGGCATCGAGACGGTCACGCACTACTGCTGCCGGGACCGGAATCTGCTGGGGATGACCTCCGACCTGCTGGGGGCAGCAGCCCTTGGCTTGCGGAACATCCTCCTCATCACGGGCGATCCGCCGAAGATGGGGCCGTACCCGGACGCCACGGCCGTCTTCGACATTGACTCCATCGGTCTGACCAACATGGTCACGCGACTCAACCTGGGACTCGATCTGGGCGGCAATGCCATCGGGCAGCCGACCTCGTATTTCATCGGCGTCGGCGTCAATCCCTGTGCCGTGGACCTGGACTACGAAATCCGGCGGTTTGAGTACAAGGTCGAGGCCGGCGCGGAGTTCGCCATCACCCAGCCCATCTTTGACATCGGCATGTTCCGCGCCTTTCTCAAGCGCATCGAACACTGCCGCATTCCCATCATGGCCGGGATTTGGCCCCTGACGAGCTACCGCAATGCGGAATTTCTGAGCAATGAAGTCCCCGGCGTCGTCGTGGCGCCGGAGATTCTCGAACGCATGCGCCGGGCTAACGCCTCGCCGGAAGCCGGACAGCAGGAAGGGCTGGCCATTGCCCGTGAAATGTTGTCTGAAGTGCGCGATCTCGTACAGGGCGTACAGGTGAGCGCACCGTTCGGGCGCGTCGCCTACGCACTGGAAGTCTTTGAAGTGCTTCGGGAAACCGTTGGATAA
- a CDS encoding efflux RND transporter periplasmic adaptor subunit, producing MTTEIMPEVSPAVGTEVSGGGGMAPVTPPRWGRGWSSWAVALGLLGILALGGWWLVGARRSAVVATLPATPQPKAGTPALRLESLDGVRLEPAETAAVSAEWHVTGTVELNPQANVVIAPLVSGHIRRVLVTQGTRVRAGQPLVVLDSPEIADLHVRLHDAETRRDIAARNVQRVERDESRVALVQAQARMHQAEATFERMKQLFEAGVLSRQELQDAETAYATAKAEYDFQKVVGLERDLREARAALEVATVEVRHIQDQLAALGAPAGASDDTAHPTAEITLVAPLSGLVTERTANVGAFVPVGTPLLTVADLRTVWVMAAVPEAQLGQVRLGQPVTVHAPVLGATPVRGRVAFIEAQINADTRTARVRIEVPNPGERLRAGMFVEVALLSPSPVAQLVIPAAAVQRIGARTVVFVAGADPHEFHPRDIEVGAIQGDSVVVLRGLEVGERVVVGGALALKTQLVGLEAEE from the coding sequence ATGACGACGGAAATCATGCCGGAGGTTTCTCCGGCTGTTGGTACAGAAGTGTCCGGCGGCGGCGGAATGGCCCCGGTCACGCCGCCCCGGTGGGGACGCGGGTGGTCATCCTGGGCGGTTGCCCTGGGGCTTTTGGGAATTCTGGCGCTGGGCGGCTGGTGGCTTGTGGGTGCGCGCCGTTCGGCCGTCGTGGCCACACTGCCGGCAACGCCGCAGCCGAAAGCGGGCACGCCGGCGCTGCGGCTTGAGTCTCTGGACGGCGTACGCCTTGAGCCGGCAGAGACCGCCGCTGTGTCTGCGGAATGGCATGTCACCGGCACAGTCGAACTCAATCCCCAGGCGAATGTTGTGATTGCGCCGCTGGTATCCGGGCACATCAGGCGGGTGCTGGTCACGCAGGGGACACGGGTGCGGGCCGGGCAACCGCTGGTGGTTCTCGACAGCCCGGAAATTGCTGACCTGCACGTACGGTTGCACGACGCCGAAACCCGCCGCGACATTGCCGCGCGCAACGTGCAGCGGGTCGAGCGCGATGAAAGCCGGGTGGCGCTCGTGCAGGCGCAGGCGCGCATGCATCAGGCGGAAGCCACCTTCGAGCGCATGAAACAGCTTTTCGAGGCCGGGGTGCTGTCGCGGCAGGAGTTGCAGGACGCCGAAACCGCCTATGCCACGGCCAAAGCCGAGTATGACTTTCAGAAAGTGGTCGGTCTGGAGCGTGATTTACGGGAGGCGCGGGCCGCACTTGAAGTCGCCACGGTGGAGGTCAGGCACATCCAGGATCAGCTTGCCGCGCTTGGCGCGCCGGCCGGTGCTTCCGATGACACGGCCCATCCGACGGCAGAAATCACACTCGTTGCGCCGCTCTCCGGTCTGGTGACGGAACGAACGGCAAATGTCGGGGCGTTTGTCCCGGTTGGCACGCCGCTGCTGACGGTCGCTGACCTGCGGACGGTGTGGGTCATGGCGGCCGTTCCCGAAGCCCAGTTGGGGCAGGTACGCCTGGGGCAGCCGGTGACGGTTCACGCGCCAGTGCTTGGGGCAACGCCTGTGCGGGGGCGGGTGGCCTTTATCGAAGCGCAGATCAATGCCGACACCCGTACGGCGCGCGTCCGCATCGAGGTGCCCAATCCCGGCGAGCGTCTGCGGGCGGGGATGTTTGTCGAAGTCGCCCTGCTGTCACCGTCACCGGTAGCGCAGCTTGTCATTCCGGCGGCGGCCGTCCAGCGCATTGGCGCCCGAACGGTGGTGTTTGTCGCGGGAGCCGACCCCCACGAGTTTCACCCACGGGACATCGAGGTTGGAGCAATCCAGGGCGACAGCGTTGTGGTGCTGCGCGGTCTGGAAGTCGGTGAGCGCGTCGTGGTCGGGGGGGCGTTGGCGCTCAAAACCCAGCTTGTCGGCCTCGAAGCGGAGGAATAA
- a CDS encoding efflux RND transporter permease subunit, protein MLDRILRFSANHPLLILIGVLLLVLAGLDAFRRLPIDAVPDVTNNQVQILTSAPALTPLEIERQVTFPIETALAGLTGVEEIRSLSKFGLSAVTVVFDDDMDIYRARQLVFERLAAARDQIPPGSGAPMLGPITTGLGEVYQYELRAAPGSGYDAMGLRTIQDWIVRRQLLGTPGVAEVNSYGGLSKQYQVRIEPSRLQAYGLTLREVMDAVVRNNANVSGGAIVHAQEQYLLRGLGLAQSVEDLAQIVVATGRGGTPILVRDLGEVVCAPPAVRQGAVTADGTGETVCGIALMLKGANARTVTQNVAERLAEIAPTLPPGVHIVPFYDRAELVGRTIRTVIWNLTEGALIVIGVLVLLLGHWPSALLVATVIPLSMLGAAVGMQMLGLSGNLMSLGAIDFGLIVDGAVILTENSIRRVAEHQHALGRRLTTAERQEVVVAASSEVRRATMFGEIIIALVYVPLLALRGIEGKMFAPMALTVMCALASAAVLSLTYIPAMLVFVLRGFVAEHEVWLIRLAKRGYGPVFAWMRRQRAQATAVAFGLVLLSGALVMSLGAEFIPRLEEGALAVQIQRLPSVSVAEAVRTATEAERVLLEFPEVTKVVTKNGSAEIATDPMGIELGDMYIGLKLPAEWKTARTREELVAAMAAALRQRIPEAHFSFSQPIELRVSELISGVKSDVAVKVFGDDLEVLRDRAERIAQVLTRVPGAADVKLETIAGIPQVQIVPNRPALARYGLSVEDVNLLVESLVVGREVGTVYEGERRFPLVVRLDETSARRIEDIAAQVLLTPTGARVPLAAVAEVTLVEGPAQVSREHGRRRMVVECNVRGRDVAGFVAEAQSKLKASVDLPPGYRLVFGGQFENLQRAAARLAVVVPVALLLIYALLYTSFGQARAAALVFTGVPFAAVGGVAALALRGMPFSISAGVGFIALFGVAVLNGLVLVSAMKQLRRQGLTLEAAVREGALTRVRPVLTTALVASLGFLPMATATSAGAEVQRPLATVVIGGLVTATLLTLLLLPALYEWVEQAADTPEGR, encoded by the coding sequence ATGCTTGACCGTATCCTGCGCTTTTCGGCCAACCATCCGCTGCTCATACTCATCGGCGTCCTGCTGCTCGTGCTGGCCGGGCTGGATGCGTTCCGGCGGCTGCCGATTGATGCCGTGCCGGATGTCACCAACAACCAGGTTCAGATACTGACGTCCGCGCCCGCCCTGACACCGCTGGAAATCGAACGCCAGGTAACGTTTCCGATTGAAACGGCGCTGGCCGGACTGACCGGCGTCGAGGAAATCCGCTCCCTGTCGAAGTTTGGTCTCTCGGCCGTCACTGTCGTCTTTGATGATGACATGGACATTTACCGGGCGCGGCAGTTGGTTTTTGAACGGTTGGCAGCCGCGCGCGATCAGATTCCGCCGGGTAGTGGTGCACCAATGCTGGGCCCCATCACAACCGGTCTGGGGGAGGTCTATCAGTATGAGCTGCGCGCCGCGCCCGGCAGTGGTTACGACGCCATGGGGCTGCGGACCATCCAGGATTGGATTGTCCGGCGGCAGTTGCTGGGAACGCCGGGTGTCGCTGAGGTCAACAGTTACGGCGGTTTGAGCAAGCAGTATCAGGTGCGGATTGAGCCATCCCGGCTTCAGGCGTACGGTCTGACGCTGCGGGAGGTCATGGATGCCGTTGTCCGCAACAACGCCAACGTGAGCGGCGGGGCGATTGTCCACGCCCAGGAGCAGTACCTGTTGCGTGGCTTGGGACTGGCGCAATCGGTGGAAGACCTGGCGCAGATTGTCGTGGCAACCGGACGCGGCGGGACACCCATCCTGGTGCGCGACCTGGGCGAGGTTGTCTGTGCGCCGCCCGCTGTACGGCAGGGGGCAGTAACGGCCGACGGCACTGGCGAAACCGTCTGCGGCATTGCGCTGATGCTCAAGGGCGCCAACGCCCGGACGGTGACGCAGAACGTGGCCGAACGGCTGGCCGAAATTGCGCCGACGTTACCGCCCGGCGTGCACATCGTGCCGTTTTATGACCGGGCCGAACTGGTTGGGCGCACCATCCGCACGGTGATCTGGAACCTGACCGAAGGGGCGCTGATTGTCATCGGTGTCCTGGTCCTGCTGCTGGGTCACTGGCCGTCGGCGCTGCTGGTCGCCACGGTGATTCCGCTCTCGATGCTGGGCGCTGCCGTCGGCATGCAGATGCTGGGACTGTCGGGCAACCTGATGAGTTTGGGGGCGATTGATTTTGGTCTCATCGTGGATGGGGCTGTCATCCTGACGGAAAACAGCATCCGGCGGGTTGCCGAGCATCAGCATGCGCTTGGGCGGCGGCTGACCACGGCGGAACGGCAGGAGGTCGTGGTGGCGGCCTCAAGCGAGGTGCGGCGCGCCACGATGTTCGGCGAGATCATCATTGCCCTGGTGTATGTCCCGTTGCTGGCCCTGCGCGGCATCGAGGGAAAAATGTTTGCGCCCATGGCGCTGACCGTCATGTGCGCGCTGGCCAGTGCGGCGGTACTGTCGTTGACCTATATCCCGGCGATGCTGGTCTTTGTCCTGCGCGGCTTCGTTGCGGAGCATGAAGTCTGGCTCATCCGCCTGGCCAAGCGCGGTTACGGCCCCGTCTTTGCGTGGATGCGGCGGCAGCGCGCCCAGGCCACGGCAGTGGCTTTTGGACTGGTGCTGCTGTCCGGCGCGCTGGTGATGTCGCTGGGGGCGGAGTTCATTCCACGTCTGGAAGAAGGGGCGCTGGCGGTGCAGATACAGCGCCTGCCCAGTGTGTCGGTTGCCGAAGCCGTCCGCACGGCCACCGAAGCCGAACGGGTGCTGCTGGAATTCCCGGAAGTGACCAAGGTCGTCACGAAAAACGGCAGTGCCGAAATTGCCACCGATCCGATGGGGATTGAGTTGGGCGACATGTACATCGGGTTGAAGCTGCCCGCCGAATGGAAGACGGCCCGAACCCGCGAAGAGCTGGTGGCGGCGATGGCCGCGGCGCTGCGGCAGCGGATTCCTGAAGCGCATTTCAGCTTCAGCCAGCCCATTGAGCTGCGGGTGTCGGAACTCATTTCGGGCGTCAAGTCGGATGTCGCGGTCAAGGTCTTTGGGGATGATCTGGAGGTGCTGCGTGACCGGGCGGAACGGATTGCCCAGGTGCTCACCCGGGTTCCCGGCGCGGCGGATGTCAAACTGGAAACGATTGCCGGCATCCCGCAGGTACAGATTGTGCCCAACCGCCCGGCGCTGGCGCGGTACGGTCTGAGTGTCGAGGATGTCAACCTGCTGGTGGAATCACTTGTGGTCGGGCGGGAAGTCGGCACGGTCTATGAAGGCGAACGGCGTTTTCCGCTGGTCGTGCGTCTTGATGAGACCAGCGCCCGCCGGATCGAGGACATTGCCGCCCAGGTGCTTTTGACGCCGACTGGTGCGCGGGTGCCGTTGGCGGCCGTGGCTGAGGTGACGCTGGTCGAGGGGCCCGCCCAGGTGTCACGTGAACACGGCCGGCGCCGGATGGTGGTCGAGTGCAACGTACGTGGGCGGGATGTGGCCGGCTTCGTTGCCGAGGCCCAGTCCAAACTCAAGGCGTCCGTGGACCTGCCGCCCGGCTACCGGTTGGTGTTCGGAGGCCAGTTTGAGAACCTGCAGCGGGCCGCGGCCCGGCTGGCGGTGGTCGTTCCGGTGGCCCTGTTGCTGATTTACGCACTGCTTTATACCTCGTTCGGGCAGGCACGGGCGGCGGCGCTGGTCTTTACCGGCGTGCCTTTTGCCGCCGTAGGTGGCGTGGCGGCGCTGGCGCTGCGCGGTATGCCGTTTTCCATCTCGGCCGGCGTTGGCTTTATTGCCCTGTTTGGCGTGGCGGTGCTCAACGGGTTGGTGCTGGTGTCGGCCATGAAGCAACTGCGGCGGCAGGGCTTGACGCTGGAAGCCGCCGTGCGCGAGGGGGCGCTGACGCGCGTGCGTCCGGTACTGACCACGGCGCTGGTGGCAAGCCTGGGCTTTTTGCCCATGGCTACGGCCACTTCGGCCGGCGCAGAAGTGCAACGGCCGCTTGCCACGGTCGTCATCGGCGGGTTAGTGACAGCCACGCTGTTGACCCTGCTTCTGTTGCCGGCGCTGTATGAATGGGTGGAGCAGGCAGCAGACACACCGGAAGGGAGATGA
- a CDS encoding Fic family protein, which translates to MAELPIYHDSYRPSSNWAKRLEAARQAHPAAAVLAAQPRWLPKWIAGLEAYAVPPFDTASDATTPAALERAARWLLARATAKPGDQRDALTMDDLETACRELVGEQGDTVQVWRTAAGRPQVETHQPAAPAALPVLLEMTLDWFTTDAFAELHPVEQAGLFHLRLLDLQPFAARTNTLVRLLSSFYVLRAGFPPIIPVAEEQSAYRDVVGYAFQMITQPGVELFARWLLAAYSLIETEQEERR; encoded by the coding sequence GTGGCCGAACTGCCGATTTATCACGATTCCTACCGCCCTTCATCGAACTGGGCGAAGCGACTTGAAGCGGCCCGGCAGGCGCACCCGGCTGCGGCCGTTCTGGCGGCGCAGCCACGGTGGCTGCCGAAGTGGATTGCCGGGCTGGAAGCTTATGCCGTGCCACCGTTTGATACGGCGTCGGATGCGACAACGCCGGCTGCTCTGGAAAGGGCTGCGCGGTGGCTGCTGGCGCGGGCAACCGCCAAGCCCGGAGACCAGCGGGATGCCCTGACGATGGACGATCTGGAAACGGCCTGCCGCGAACTCGTCGGGGAACAGGGAGACACCGTTCAGGTGTGGCGTACCGCTGCGGGCCGGCCCCAGGTGGAGACCCACCAGCCGGCCGCGCCGGCCGCCTTGCCGGTGCTTTTGGAGATGACCCTTGACTGGTTCACCACCGATGCCTTTGCCGAACTGCATCCCGTCGAGCAGGCGGGCCTGTTTCACCTGCGCCTGCTCGATCTCCAGCCCTTTGCCGCCCGGACAAACACCCTCGTGCGCCTGCTGTCCAGTTTTTATGTCCTGCGGGCTGGCTTTCCGCCCATCATACCCGTCGCTGAAGAACAGTCGGCCTATCGGGATGTTGTCGGGTATGCTTTCCAAATGATCACGCAGCCCGGGGTGGAACTGTTTGCCCGCTGGCTGCTGGCGGCTTACAGCCTCATCGAGACGGAGCAGGAGGAACGACGGTGA
- a CDS encoding MBL fold metallo-hydrolase: MRFFRVTTGVFQAHTYFLICEQTRQTLVIDPGEEFDAIADAIQKERLDVVRIVVSHAHLDHFWSAGALRDMTGAPIHLHPADDFLYTQLPEQGSWFGFDLEDAPPVEVYLKDGDVLTFGREQVRVRHVPGHSPGHVMLYNETDAWVGDCLFASSVGRVDLPGGDGPTLINSIEERIVTLGEHYRIHPGHGPSTTVARELDDNPFLTGRLPGMSRR; this comes from the coding sequence GTGAGATTTTTCCGTGTCACGACGGGTGTATTTCAGGCGCATACGTACTTTCTCATCTGCGAGCAGACCCGCCAGACGCTGGTCATCGATCCCGGTGAGGAGTTCGATGCCATTGCCGATGCCATTCAGAAAGAACGGCTGGACGTGGTGCGGATTGTGGTCTCTCACGCCCACCTGGATCACTTCTGGAGCGCCGGGGCGCTCCGGGACATGACGGGCGCACCGATTCATCTGCATCCGGCAGATGACTTTCTCTACACACAGTTGCCAGAGCAAGGCTCGTGGTTTGGGTTTGATCTGGAGGATGCGCCGCCGGTGGAGGTGTATCTGAAAGACGGCGACGTACTCACCTTCGGGCGTGAGCAGGTCAGGGTGCGTCACGTGCCCGGGCATTCACCTGGACACGTGATGCTGTACAACGAAACCGATGCGTGGGTGGGTGACTGTCTGTTTGCTTCGTCGGTTGGGCGGGTGGACCTGCCTGGCGGCGACGGCCCAACGTTGATCAACTCAATTGAAGAACGCATCGTGACCTTGGGTGAGCACTACCGCATTCATCCCGGCCACGGGCCGTCAACGACGGTGGCCCGTGAATTGGACGACAACCCGTTCCTGACCGGTCGCCTTCCGGGCATGAGCCGACGGTGA